A stretch of the Glycine soja cultivar W05 chromosome 13, ASM419377v2, whole genome shotgun sequence genome encodes the following:
- the LOC114381287 gene encoding homeobox-leucine zipper protein HAT7-like isoform X1, giving the protein MAFPPSHTFMFQTHEDHDPHQLHLRSTSTSLNAFPSFPPHHFQGGGAGAGGFMMKRSMSFSSIEKNNHKNKCDEVHGDDELSDEGSQLLGEKKKRLSQEQVKGLEKSFELGNKLEPERKMQLAKALGLQPRQISIWFQNRRARWKTKQLEKEYEVLKKLFEAVKADNDSLKAQNQKLHAELQTLKSRDCSETGTVISLKKETEGSWSNGSNNSSEINLDLSRTPVMNSPVSSSLNGKTLLPTSLKPTSITQLLQCSSRSDLQDESFCNMFHNIDEQQNFWPWPDHQQHQFH; this is encoded by the exons ATGGCTTTCCCTCCTTCTCACACTTTCATGTTCCAAACCCATGAAGATCATGACCCCCACCAGCTCCATCTGCGTTCAACTTCAACATCCCTCAACGCCTTCCCCTCTTTCCCACCTCATCACTTTCAAG GGGGTGGGGCAGGTGCAGGAGGTTTTATGATGAAGCGTTCAATGTCGTTTTCCAGCATAGAGAAGAACAACCACAAGAACAAGTGCGATGAGGTGCACGGTGACGACGAGTTATCGGACGAGGGATCTCAGCTCCTaggggagaagaagaagaggctgAGTCAGGAGCAGGTGAAGGGTCTCGAGAAGAGCTTCGAGCTCGGGAACAAGCTCGAGCCCGAGAGGAAAATGCAGCTGGCCAAGGCCCTGGGACTTCAGCCAAGGCAGATCTCCATATGGTTCCAGAACAGAAGAGCTAGGTGGAAGACCAAGCAGCTTGAGAAGGAGTATGAAGTTCTCAAGAAACTGTTTGAAGCTGTTAAGGCTGATAATGACTCCCTCAAGGCTCAGAACCAGAAACTACATGCAGag TTACAAACTCTAAAAAGTAGGGACTGCAGTGAAACCGGAACAGTAATTAGCCTCAAGAAAGAAACTGAGGGTTCTTGGAGCAATGGCAGCAACAACAGTTCAGAAATCAATTTGGATCTCTCAAGAACACCAGTGATGAATAGTCCTGTGTCTTCTTCTCTGAATGGAAAAACCCTTTTACCAACTTCCCTTAAGCCCACAAGCATAACTCAACTCCTCCAATGCTCATCAAGATCAGATCTCCAAGATGAGAGCTTCTGCAACATGTTCCACAACATTGATGAGCAGCAGAATTTTTGGCCCTGGCCTGATCATCAGCAACACCAGTttcattaa
- the LOC114381287 gene encoding homeobox-leucine zipper protein HAT7-like isoform X2, giving the protein MAFPPSHTFMFQTHEDHDPHQLHLRSTSTSLNAFPSFPPHHFQGAGGFMMKRSMSFSSIEKNNHKNKCDEVHGDDELSDEGSQLLGEKKKRLSQEQVKGLEKSFELGNKLEPERKMQLAKALGLQPRQISIWFQNRRARWKTKQLEKEYEVLKKLFEAVKADNDSLKAQNQKLHAELQTLKSRDCSETGTVISLKKETEGSWSNGSNNSSEINLDLSRTPVMNSPVSSSLNGKTLLPTSLKPTSITQLLQCSSRSDLQDESFCNMFHNIDEQQNFWPWPDHQQHQFH; this is encoded by the exons ATGGCTTTCCCTCCTTCTCACACTTTCATGTTCCAAACCCATGAAGATCATGACCCCCACCAGCTCCATCTGCGTTCAACTTCAACATCCCTCAACGCCTTCCCCTCTTTCCCACCTCATCACTTTCAAG GTGCAGGAGGTTTTATGATGAAGCGTTCAATGTCGTTTTCCAGCATAGAGAAGAACAACCACAAGAACAAGTGCGATGAGGTGCACGGTGACGACGAGTTATCGGACGAGGGATCTCAGCTCCTaggggagaagaagaagaggctgAGTCAGGAGCAGGTGAAGGGTCTCGAGAAGAGCTTCGAGCTCGGGAACAAGCTCGAGCCCGAGAGGAAAATGCAGCTGGCCAAGGCCCTGGGACTTCAGCCAAGGCAGATCTCCATATGGTTCCAGAACAGAAGAGCTAGGTGGAAGACCAAGCAGCTTGAGAAGGAGTATGAAGTTCTCAAGAAACTGTTTGAAGCTGTTAAGGCTGATAATGACTCCCTCAAGGCTCAGAACCAGAAACTACATGCAGag TTACAAACTCTAAAAAGTAGGGACTGCAGTGAAACCGGAACAGTAATTAGCCTCAAGAAAGAAACTGAGGGTTCTTGGAGCAATGGCAGCAACAACAGTTCAGAAATCAATTTGGATCTCTCAAGAACACCAGTGATGAATAGTCCTGTGTCTTCTTCTCTGAATGGAAAAACCCTTTTACCAACTTCCCTTAAGCCCACAAGCATAACTCAACTCCTCCAATGCTCATCAAGATCAGATCTCCAAGATGAGAGCTTCTGCAACATGTTCCACAACATTGATGAGCAGCAGAATTTTTGGCCCTGGCCTGATCATCAGCAACACCAGTttcattaa
- the LOC114381635 gene encoding probable serine/threonine-protein kinase PIX7 encodes MESMDRSKGGRNIDVIQGRNVTNDMVRHQSDTQRTSSTKRSKGSLSTNLNQKIIEASSLRRFTFNDLKLATRNFESKNVLGEGGFGTVLKGWVNEHGNFVARPRMGIPVIVKTLNPNGFQGHKEWLTEINYLSELHHPNLVRLIGYCIKDDKRLLVYEYMCRASLDKHLFKRTKHLTWPIRIKIAIGAANALAFLHEEVSRPVIFRDFKTSNVLLDKDYNAKLSDFGLAQDAPVGDKSHVSTEVMGTQGYAAPEYVMTG; translated from the exons ATGGAGAGCATGGACAGATCTAAGGGAGGGAGAAACATCGATGTTATTCAAG GAAGAAATGTTACAAATGATATGGTTAGACACCAATCAGATACTCAAAGAACCTCATCCACCAAAAGGTCAAAAGGATCCTTATCCACCAacttaaaccaaaaaataattgaagCTTCTTCCCTTCGAAGATTTACCTTTAATGATCTGAAGTTGGCAACCAGAAATTTTGAGTCTAAGAATGTTCTTGGTGAGGGAGGGTTTGGAACTGTGTTGAAAGGTTGGGTCAATGAGCATGGAAACTTTGTAGCACGACCTAGAATGGGAATTCCAGTAATAGTGAAGACTCTTAACCCAAATGGATTTCAGGGTCACAAGGAATGGCTT ACTGAAATAAATTATCTTAGTGAGCTCCATCATCCAAATCTGGTTAGATTGATTGGCTATTGCATCAAGGATGACAAAAGGTTGCTAGTATATGAGTATATGTGTCGAGCAAGCTTAGACAAACATTTGTTCAAGA GAACTAAGCACCTTACATGGCCTATCAGAATTAAGATTGCAATTGGTGCTGCTAATGCCCTTGCATTTTTGCATGAGGAAGTTTCAAGGCCGGTAATATTTCGAGATTTCAAGACATCTAATGTCCTATTGGATAAG GACTACAATGCAAAACTTTCTGACTTTGGGCTTGCGCAAGATGCTCCAGTGGGAGATAAAAGTCACGTTTCCACTGAAGTAATGGGAACACAAGGTTATGCAGCCCCTGAGTATGTGATGACAGGTTAG